The proteins below come from a single Aegilops tauschii subsp. strangulata cultivar AL8/78 chromosome 6, Aet v6.0, whole genome shotgun sequence genomic window:
- the LOC109777790 gene encoding protein NRT1/ PTR FAMILY 8.3, translating into MDAMERGEHAPLLPESHGPKVQDDDSLKVPLLLVPKKRGGSKAPAVILLFECLESTAFNGISTNLVVYLETVLHSTNLASASNVATWFGTSYLTPVFGAIIADSFWGNYNTILVSLAVYLLGMMLVTFSAFVPTTTGTWGLSSQSVAFVGLYLVAIGCGGVRSSLLPFGAEQFDDDSAADREGKASFFSWFYLCVSFGPIISGVFLVWIQQNISWGLGFGIATACIALAFAAFVLATPMYKRRMPAGTPLKSLCQVVTAACKKISIKVPAEAGHLYEVSDKIDSPQPRIAHTSDFKFLDKAAIVTESDMEERPEAATSWKLCTVTQVEELKILLRLLPVWITSVIVSSAYSQMNTTFVQQGSAMEMTILSVPVPAASLVSFEVTCVLTWVLLYNKVIVPALRSFSSSGDGEPSQLQRMGAGRLLMALTMAVAALVEMKRLDSAARGEEISIAWQLPQYFFLAGGEVFCYIAQLEFFFGEAPDTMKSMCTSLALLTIALGSYMSSFIYAIVEAFTATGDSPGWISDDLNKGHLDYFFWAMAAMCTLNFVVYSGIVKNYRLKTVIS; encoded by the exons ATGGACGCCATGGAGAGAGGCGAGCACGCGCCGCTCCTGCCTGAG AGTCATGGCCCAAAGGTTCAAGACGATGACAGCCTGAAGGTGCCACTTCTTCTCGTCCCTAAGAAGCGGGGCGGCAGCAAGGCGCCGGCAGTAATTCTAT TGTTCGAGTGCCTGGAGAGCACGGCGTTCAATGGCATCTCCACCAACCTGGTGGTGTACCTGGAGACCGTCCTCCACAGCACCAACCTCGCCAGCGCCTCCAACGTCGCCACCTGGTTCGGCACCAGCTACCTCACCCCCGTCTTCGGCGCCATCATCGCCGACTCCTTCTGGGGCAACTACAACACCATCCTCGTCTCCCTCGCAGTCTACCTTCTCGGCATGATGCTCGTCACCTTCTCCGCGTTCGTGCCCACCACCACGGGCACGTGGGGGCTGAGCTCGCAGAGCGTGGCTTTCGTGGGGCTGTACCTCGTGGCGATCGGGTGCGGCGGGGTGCGCTCGTCGCTGCTGCCGTTCGGAGCGGAGCAGTTCGACGACGACAGCGCGGCGGACCGGGAGGGCAAGGCGTCCTTCTTCAGCTGGTTCTACCTCTGCGTGAGCTTCGGCCCCATCATCTCCGGTGTGTTCCTCGTCTGGATCCAGCAGAACATCAGCTGGGGCCTCGGCTTCGGCATCGCCACGGCCTGCATCGCGCTCGCCTTCGCCGCCTTCGTGCTCGCCACGCCCATGTACAAGCGCCGCATGCCCGCAGGCACGCCGCTCAAGAGCCTCTGCCAGGTCGTCACCGCCGCGTGCAAGAAAATCAGCATCAAGGTGCCCGCCGAAGCCGGACACCTCTACGAGGTCAGCGACAAGATCGATTCGCCCCAGCCAAGGATCGCGCACACCAGCGACTTCAAGTTCCTCGACAAGGCGGCCATCGTCACGGAGTCGGACATGGAGGAGAGGCCGGAGGCGGCGACCTCGTGGAAGCTCTGCACCGTGACTCAGGTGGAGGAGCTCAAGATCCTTCTGCGGCTGCTGCCCGTCTGGATCACCAGCGTCATCGTGTCATCGGCCTACTCGCAGATGAACACCACGTTCGTGCAGCAGGGCAGTGCCATGGAAATGACCATCCTGTCGGTGCCGGTGCCCGCGGCGTCGCTGGTCTCGTTCGAGGTGACATGCGTCCTGACATGGGTGCTCCTCTACAACAAGGTGATCGTGCCAGCGTTGAGGAGCTTCTCCTCGAGCGGCGACGGCGAGCCGTCACAGCTGCAGCGGATGGGCGCGGGGAGGCTCCTAATGGCGCTCACCATGGCGGTGGCGGCGCTCGTGGAAATGAAGCGGCTCGACAGCGCGGCGCGCGGGGAGGAGATCAGCATCGCGTGGCAGCTGCCGCAGTACTTCTTCCTGGCCGGCGGAGAGGTGTTCTGCTACATCGCGCAGCTGGAGTTCTTCTTCGGCGAGGCGCCGGACACCATGAAAAGCATGTGCACGTCGCTCGCTCTGCTCACCATCGCGCTGGGGAGCTACATGAGCTCCTTCATCTACGCCATCGTGGAGGCCTTCACGGCGACGGGAGACAGCCCCGGGTGGATCTCCGACGACCTCAACAAGGGCCACCTCGACTACTTCTTCTGGGCCATGGCTGCAATGTGCACGCTCAACTTCGTCGTGTACAGCGGCATCGTCAAGAACTACAGGCTCAAGACAGTCATCTCGTGA